The Anopheles coluzzii chromosome 2, AcolN3, whole genome shotgun sequence genome window below encodes:
- the LOC120949770 gene encoding zinc finger HIT domain-containing protein 2 has translation MNEESCKICFNKNAKYNCPRCNILYCSVKCYKSQQHLECSEGFYRENVVEELALQKAEADASKSTKSMLEILQRIEQTDAQLDEESDSEGAASDPEGDGEELDSDDEAQADELANRLNGIDLDNAAQVWDRLTSAEKEEFQRFIENGDIAKMLPEPTIWWAQEYKVDLVQPAEVRSQQEAELLEACPKVVKNIQKLSDILPNAPSPAVRHNIANVLAAYTFVYRYFLGDVHENALETVDCLLSVCLNLKSSTVFDTEQMAVTSVIGECCNQQLPTDKETAAVLRSDVQILFAGPKGCGKQYRRLFLLSALSDIRQLLTHAKRELKEVDSIAKEKATTAPSSAMNVDVPDLKHVDGQLLKNCIKKIDFYLAYARSQYL, from the exons ATGAATGAGGAGAGCTGCAAAAT CTGTTTTAATAAGAATGCAAAGTACAACTGCCCGCGGTGTAACATACTGTACTGCTCCGTGAAGTGCTACAAATCGCAACAGCATCTGGAATGCTCCGAGGGCTTCTACCGAGAGAATGTCGTGGAGGAGCTCGCTTTGCAGAAAGCGGAAGCCGACGCATCAAAGTCCACCAAATCCATGCTGGAAATATTGCAACGAATAGAGCAAACGGATGCACAGCTCGACGAAGAATCCGATTCCGAAGGTGCCGCATCCGACCCGGAAGGTGATGGCGAAGAACTCGACTCAGATGACGAGGCACAGGCGGACGAACTGGCCAACCGGTTGAATGGAATCGACTTGGACAACGCAGCCCAAGTGTGGGACCGTCTAACCAGCGCCGAAAAGGAAGAGTTTCAGCGGTTTATCGAGAACGGCGATATAGCTAAAATGCTGCCCGAGCCGACCATTTGGTGGGCGCAAGAGTACAAAGTGGATCTAGTCCAGCCAGCCGAGGTTCGATCGCAGCAGGAAGCGGAGCTGCTGGAAGCGTGTCCAAAAGTAGTGAAAAACATCCAAAAGTTGAGTGATATTTTGCCCAATGCTCCTTCGCCCGCCGTACGCCACAACATTGCAAATGTGCTGGCCGCTTACACGTTCGTGTATCGATACTTCCTAGGAGATGTACACGAAAACGCACTGGAGACGGTGGATTGTTTGCTTAGCGTATGTTTAAATCTAAAAAGCAGTACCGTGTTCGATACGGAACAAATGGCTGTCACTTCCGTCATAGGGGAGTGCTGCAATCAGCAGCTGCCGACAGATAAAGAAACAGCGGCCGTACTGAGATCGGACGTGCAGATACTGTTCGCTGGCCCGAAGGGATGCGGCAAGCAGTACCGAAGGTTGTTTCTTCTGTCGGCTTTGTCGGACATCCGCCAACTGCTGACCCATGCAAAGCGCGAGCTAAAGGAAGTCGATTCCATAGCAAAGGAAAAAGCCACCACTGCACCCAGCAGTGCGATGAACGTTGACGTGCCAGACCTTAAGCACGTGGATGGTCAGCTGCTCAAAAACTGTATCAAAAAGATCGATTTTTATCTGGCCTACGCACGCTCGCAATATTTATAA